A genomic stretch from Anaerolinea thermophila UNI-1 includes:
- a CDS encoding 4Fe-4S binding protein, with the protein MQAKVKTSLFNKRFFRKNIWIRRVVQFFFFALIALIAVNHTLAETGQSIPFLSSASLHALCPFGGVETLYAYLTTGSFVQKIHESSFILMIISLLTALLFGPVFCGWVCPLGTVQEWFASIGRKLFKRRRYNHFIPAKIDRWLRFLRYGVLIWVLYMTATTGKLIFADVDPYFALFNFWSSEVAVGGLIVLGAILLASLFVERPWCKYACPYGAVLGLTNLVRIFSIRRTASTCRMDGACDITCPMNINVSAKSVVRDHQCISCLECTSEAHCPVAGTVTFSTARIPGKSISFAKPQIIAGEK; encoded by the coding sequence ATGCAAGCCAAGGTTAAGACAAGTTTGTTCAACAAGCGTTTCTTTCGCAAAAACATCTGGATTCGCCGGGTGGTGCAGTTTTTCTTCTTTGCGCTGATTGCCCTGATTGCCGTCAATCACACTCTCGCCGAAACCGGACAATCCATCCCGTTTCTTTCCAGCGCTTCTCTGCATGCGCTGTGTCCTTTTGGCGGGGTGGAGACGCTGTACGCCTACCTGACCACAGGCAGTTTTGTGCAGAAAATTCACGAGTCTTCCTTTATTCTGATGATCATCAGTCTGCTCACCGCCCTGCTGTTTGGACCGGTCTTCTGCGGCTGGGTTTGCCCGCTGGGAACGGTTCAGGAATGGTTTGCTTCGATTGGGCGCAAACTCTTCAAACGTCGCCGTTACAACCACTTCATTCCCGCAAAAATCGACCGCTGGTTGCGCTTTCTGCGCTATGGGGTATTGATCTGGGTGCTGTACATGACCGCAACTACCGGAAAATTGATTTTTGCCGATGTGGACCCCTACTTTGCTCTGTTCAACTTCTGGAGCAGTGAAGTTGCGGTGGGCGGATTGATTGTGCTGGGAGCGATCCTGCTGGCTTCCCTCTTTGTGGAGCGTCCCTGGTGCAAATACGCCTGTCCTTACGGGGCGGTGCTGGGATTGACCAATCTGGTGCGCATCTTCAGCATTCGCCGCACAGCCTCCACCTGCCGCATGGATGGCGCCTGCGACATCACCTGCCCGATGAACATCAACGTCAGCGCCAAATCGGTGGTGCGCGATCACCAGTGCATTTCCTGCCTGGAGTGTACTTCCGAAGCCCATTGCCCAGTGGCTGGAACGGTCACGTTTTCCACCGCACGGATTCCCGGCAAGTCCATTTCCTTCGCAAAACCTCAGATCATCGCGGGAGAGAAATAA
- a CDS encoding ammonia-forming cytochrome c nitrite reductase subunit c552: MKKFTGTTLILTGIIVVLSALLIGVLIFLRNQPAPQRGVMPVVKIAAMEPDSSIWGQNFPNQYSTFMMTESNNTATTYGGSDPYEKLNKDPMLKTLFAGNPFSKGYGEDRGHANALTDVENTPRLSDKTPGTCYSCKSADNPKLWSEMGMAEYDKTPFKQLGEKINHPIGCANCHDAETMRLIVTNPALEEALKEQGKDWRTFSRQEMRSLVCANCHVEYYFTKEGNYLTFPWEKGTNVEAMEAYYNEIGFFDWKHADSGANMIKMQHPDYEMYTANSTHYKAGVACADCHMPYMRDGAAKFSSHNVKSPLLDPARSCGTCHTDVNYVVERVNIIQKNVYDTMQNTEKALVSAINAIKTASENPNADQSKLEEARKLHRAAQLRWDYVAAENSMGFHNPTEALRILAAATDLARQAELTALQAVQVASK; this comes from the coding sequence ATGAAAAAATTTACCGGAACCACCCTCATCCTCACCGGCATCATTGTGGTGCTGAGCGCCCTGCTGATTGGCGTGCTGATTTTCCTGCGCAACCAGCCCGCCCCTCAGCGCGGGGTGATGCCGGTGGTCAAGATTGCCGCCATGGAACCCGACAGTTCCATCTGGGGACAGAACTTCCCCAATCAGTACTCCACCTTCATGATGACCGAGAGCAACAACACCGCCACCACCTACGGCGGCTCTGACCCCTACGAGAAACTGAACAAAGACCCCATGCTCAAGACCCTCTTCGCCGGCAACCCCTTCTCCAAGGGCTACGGCGAGGACCGCGGGCATGCCAACGCGCTGACCGACGTGGAGAACACCCCGCGCCTTTCGGACAAGACGCCCGGCACCTGCTACTCGTGCAAGAGCGCCGATAACCCCAAATTGTGGAGCGAAATGGGCATGGCGGAGTACGACAAGACGCCCTTCAAGCAGTTAGGGGAGAAGATTAATCATCCCATCGGGTGCGCCAACTGCCACGACGCCGAGACCATGCGCCTCATCGTCACCAACCCGGCGCTGGAAGAAGCCCTTAAGGAACAGGGCAAGGACTGGCGCACCTTCTCGCGCCAGGAAATGCGCTCGCTGGTGTGCGCCAACTGCCATGTGGAGTACTACTTCACCAAAGAGGGCAACTACCTCACCTTCCCGTGGGAGAAAGGCACAAACGTGGAAGCCATGGAAGCCTACTACAATGAGATCGGCTTCTTCGATTGGAAACACGCCGACTCCGGCGCAAACATGATCAAGATGCAGCACCCCGATTATGAGATGTACACCGCCAACAGCACGCACTACAAAGCCGGGGTTGCCTGCGCCGACTGCCACATGCCCTACATGCGCGATGGCGCCGCCAAGTTCTCCAGCCACAACGTCAAAAGCCCCCTGCTCGACCCGGCGCGTTCCTGCGGCACCTGCCACACCGATGTCAACTACGTGGTGGAGCGGGTGAACATCATCCAGAAGAACGTGTACGATACCATGCAGAACACCGAAAAAGCCCTGGTATCAGCCATCAACGCCATCAAGACGGCATCCGAAAACCCCAACGCCGACCAGAGCAAACTGGAAGAAGCCCGCAAACTGCACCGCGCCGCGCAACTGCGCTGGGATTACGTGGCGGCAGAAAACAGCATGGGCTTCCACAACCCCACCGAAGCCCTGCGCATCCTTGCCGCCGCCACCGACCTGGCGCGCCAGGCGGAATTGACCGCCCTGCAAGCCGTGCAGGTTGCCAGCAAGTAA
- a CDS encoding Mut7-C RNAse domain-containing protein — protein sequence MPGAWFAFHPDLWMLLPHARRREVFWLDFQGHQSLKHLIESLGVPHTEVGEVRRNGQPVGLSRTPAEGDRIEVFPAEPQSLPIPPRFVLDNHLGRLAAYLRMLGYDSLYRNDFADEELAQIAVQQERILLTRDRRLLMRKGIQYGHWVRSQNPREQVAEVVRRFCLNHRQGAFQRCLRCNTPLEAVSKESVLEQLEPLTRLYYDEFHRCPSCGQVYWKGSHYERMLDLIENLPGV from the coding sequence ATGCCCGGTGCCTGGTTTGCTTTTCATCCGGATTTGTGGATGCTGTTGCCTCACGCGCGGCGGCGCGAGGTCTTCTGGCTGGATTTTCAGGGACATCAGTCGCTGAAACATCTCATCGAGTCGCTGGGGGTGCCGCATACCGAGGTCGGCGAGGTGCGCCGCAACGGTCAACCGGTGGGGTTGAGCCGCACTCCTGCCGAGGGCGACCGCATCGAGGTCTTTCCGGCAGAGCCACAGAGTTTGCCCATCCCGCCGCGCTTTGTGCTGGACAATCACCTGGGCAGGCTGGCGGCATACCTGCGCATGCTGGGTTACGACAGTCTGTACCGCAACGACTTTGCCGATGAGGAACTGGCGCAGATTGCTGTTCAGCAGGAACGTATCCTGCTCACCCGTGACCGCCGCCTGCTGATGCGCAAGGGTATTCAGTACGGGCACTGGGTACGCAGTCAAAACCCGCGCGAGCAGGTTGCCGAAGTTGTCCGGCGTTTTTGCCTGAACCACCGGCAGGGGGCTTTCCAGCGCTGTTTGCGCTGTAACACCCCGCTGGAAGCGGTGAGCAAAGAGAGCGTGCTGGAGCAACTGGAGCCGCTCACCCGCCTGTACTACGATGAGTTTCACCGCTGTCCGTCCTGCGGTCAGGTGTACTGGAAAGGCTCGCACTACGAGCGCATGCTCGACCTGATTGAGAACCTGCCCGGCGTCTGA
- a CDS encoding (R)-mandelonitrile lyase, with amino-acid sequence MEIIRVGTQPSIKGSEDTFSGSVRIDRLFSAPEPAQVMVSSVTFEPGARTAWHTHPLGQILIVTAGCGRVQKWGGEVTEIRPGDVVWIAPGEKHWHGASPTTGMTHLAIVERCEGKSADWMEKVDNQDEGNR; translated from the coding sequence ATGGAAATCATTCGTGTGGGAACTCAACCTTCGATCAAAGGCTCTGAAGACACCTTTAGCGGCAGTGTGCGCATTGACCGCCTGTTCAGCGCTCCCGAACCGGCACAGGTGATGGTATCCAGCGTCACCTTCGAACCCGGCGCACGCACTGCCTGGCACACTCACCCGCTGGGACAAATTCTCATCGTCACAGCGGGATGCGGACGGGTACAGAAATGGGGTGGAGAAGTCACAGAGATTCGCCCCGGCGATGTGGTATGGATTGCACCGGGTGAAAAGCACTGGCACGGCGCCAGTCCCACCACCGGGATGACGCATCTTGCCATTGTGGAACGCTGTGAGGGTAAAAGCGCCGACTGGATGGAAAAGGTAGACAATCAGGACGAAGGGAATAGATGA
- a CDS encoding SWIM zinc finger family protein, protein MDYGMIGKIEKAKRYAQQRERFHFKSFTVTMDGENNSHTIEYADGQWKCDCDFFQTRGRCSHTMALEMILEGMIS, encoded by the coding sequence ATGGACTATGGAATGATTGGCAAAATCGAAAAAGCCAAGCGCTATGCGCAACAGCGGGAACGCTTTCACTTTAAGAGTTTTACCGTGACCATGGATGGCGAAAACAACAGCCATACCATCGAATATGCCGATGGACAGTGGAAATGCGATTGCGACTTCTTCCAGACCCGCGGGCGGTGCAGTCACACCATGGCGCTGGAGATGATTCTCGAGGGCATGATTTCCTGA
- a CDS encoding AraC family transcriptional regulator: protein MMDGHYQQEDREASRRKLAHQELVERILRALPEDGVIEPLKGLFLARVSTPRQRVHSVVKPSFCVIAQGRKEIWLGNSRYLYDPDHYLIATLELPRISQILEASPERPYLSFRLELDPALVYEVMLNAGQSVPSPRMDVRAMDVSPLDTDLLDAVVRLVRLLDAPDEAPALMPWITREIVFRLLKGAQGVRLRHLTTLNGYTPLIARAVERLRQDLNLPLRVEDLARELGMSVSGLHHHFKAVTSMSPQQFRKQLRLQEARRLMLSENLDAASTAYRLGYHDPAHFSREYKSLFGNSPVRDIQRLREETLNPSA from the coding sequence ATGATGGACGGGCATTACCAGCAGGAAGACAGAGAAGCCTCGCGCCGAAAACTGGCTCACCAGGAACTGGTGGAGCGCATCTTGAGGGCACTTCCCGAAGATGGCGTCATTGAGCCGCTCAAAGGTCTTTTCCTGGCGCGTGTCTCTACGCCTCGTCAGCGGGTGCACAGCGTGGTCAAGCCATCTTTCTGCGTCATTGCCCAGGGCAGGAAAGAAATCTGGTTGGGTAACAGCCGTTATCTGTACGATCCTGATCACTATCTCATTGCTACGCTTGAACTGCCACGCATCAGCCAGATTCTGGAAGCCTCTCCCGAACGTCCTTATCTCAGTTTTCGCCTTGAACTCGACCCGGCTCTGGTGTATGAAGTGATGCTGAATGCAGGGCAGTCTGTGCCTTCTCCACGTATGGATGTCAGGGCAATGGACGTCAGCCCGCTGGATACCGATTTGCTGGACGCTGTGGTGCGTCTGGTGCGTCTGCTGGATGCCCCTGATGAGGCACCTGCCCTTATGCCATGGATCACCAGGGAAATTGTTTTTCGTCTGCTTAAGGGAGCGCAGGGTGTGCGACTGCGCCACCTGACCACCCTGAACGGGTACACCCCGCTGATTGCCAGAGCCGTCGAACGCCTGCGGCAGGACCTCAACCTTCCTCTGCGGGTGGAAGATTTAGCCCGCGAATTGGGAATGAGCGTTTCGGGATTGCATCACCACTTCAAGGCGGTCACATCCATGAGCCCTCAGCAGTTTCGTAAGCAATTGCGTTTGCAGGAAGCCCGCCGCCTGATGCTGAGCGAGAATCTGGATGCGGCAAGCACGGCTTACCGCTTGGGCTATCATGACCCGGCTCACTTCAGCCGCGAGTACAAGAGCCTTTTTGGAAATTCACCTGTGCGCGATATCCAGCGCCTGCGCGAAGAAACGTTGAATCCCAGTGCCTGA
- a CDS encoding GNAT family N-acetyltransferase: MVELIAMLTMPGLVRLKAVAQNEMIGFVGGDVRPQDNVGWVATLGVLPAYRGMGVGRALLRACEEKLRLRTPVVRLSVRRSNHIAIALYESAGYSIVDVWRGYYFDREDALVFEKKFD, from the coding sequence ATGGTGGAACTGATTGCCATGCTGACCATGCCGGGGCTGGTGCGGCTGAAGGCGGTGGCGCAAAATGAGATGATTGGCTTTGTGGGTGGCGACGTCCGTCCCCAGGACAATGTGGGGTGGGTCGCCACCCTTGGCGTTCTGCCCGCCTACCGCGGCATGGGCGTGGGCAGGGCATTACTGCGCGCCTGCGAGGAAAAACTGCGTCTCAGAACGCCGGTGGTGCGCCTGAGCGTGCGCCGCTCCAATCATATAGCCATTGCCCTGTACGAATCGGCGGGGTATTCCATTGTGGACGTCTGGCGCGGGTATTACTTCGATCGCGAGGACGCCCTGGTTTTCGAGAAAAAATTCGATTGA
- a CDS encoding sulfite exporter TauE/SafE family protein: protein MEWTGYLWIALAAVAAGAINALAGGGTLITFPALTAVGVPAVVANVTNTVALLPGYLGGTWAQWEDLQGQSRRTRALLPAALIGGLLGGFLLLLSGERLFRALVPYLILFASLLLAVQDEIRKRVFSPARMERHARAPEALAVIPVLLASVYGGYFGAGLSVIVLAVLGLVLEDSLTRLNALKQGVAFATNLAAALFFVFSGKVLWSAALVMAVGALLGGVLGGKLAGRVKPIVLRWLVVSIGIVVSILYFIRG, encoded by the coding sequence ATGGAATGGACAGGATACCTGTGGATTGCGCTGGCGGCGGTTGCCGCAGGGGCGATTAATGCGCTGGCAGGCGGCGGCACGCTGATCACCTTTCCGGCGCTCACCGCGGTGGGCGTCCCGGCAGTGGTAGCCAACGTGACCAATACGGTTGCCCTTCTGCCGGGCTATCTGGGCGGCACCTGGGCACAGTGGGAAGATTTACAGGGACAGTCACGGCGCACGCGGGCGCTCTTACCCGCTGCGCTAATCGGCGGGTTGCTGGGCGGTTTTCTGCTTTTGCTCAGCGGCGAACGCCTGTTCCGCGCACTGGTGCCATATCTCATCCTGTTTGCCTCGCTCTTGCTGGCGGTGCAGGATGAAATCCGCAAACGGGTGTTCTCTCCGGCGCGCATGGAAAGGCACGCCCGCGCACCCGAAGCCCTGGCGGTGATTCCCGTTCTGCTGGCTTCGGTGTACGGGGGGTATTTTGGCGCCGGTCTCAGTGTGATTGTGCTGGCAGTGCTGGGCCTGGTGCTGGAGGATTCGCTCACCCGTCTCAATGCGCTCAAGCAGGGGGTTGCCTTTGCCACCAATCTGGCGGCGGCTCTGTTCTTCGTCTTTTCCGGCAAGGTGCTGTGGAGTGCGGCGCTGGTGATGGCAGTCGGGGCACTACTGGGCGGGGTGCTGGGCGGTAAACTCGCCGGGCGGGTCAAACCCATCGTCCTGCGCTGGCTGGTGGTTTCGATTGGTATTGTGGTTTCAATCCTCTATTTCATCCGCGGTTGA
- a CDS encoding NfeD family protein, with protein sequence MTFDFLLDPNIGFVLLIGGVVLAILALFMPGTGLLEIGALFALVLAGYTLANLPLNVWAVVLFFVGIIPFILALIWRGSRRGLIALLISLVMLVIGSIFAFRSPRGGSAVNPVLAVLVTGGSAGLLWFMARKSIDAAIQRPSHDYDRLVGMIGEARTDIRGQGAVYVGGEEWTATCAEYVPAGTPVRVLRRKGLFLEVEPVKKEE encoded by the coding sequence ATGACCTTCGACTTTCTGCTGGATCCCAATATTGGTTTTGTTTTACTCATCGGCGGGGTGGTGCTGGCAATTCTGGCGCTGTTCATGCCCGGAACAGGCTTGCTGGAGATTGGCGCGCTGTTTGCGCTGGTGCTTGCCGGTTACACGCTTGCCAACCTGCCGCTGAACGTCTGGGCGGTAGTGCTGTTCTTCGTTGGCATTATCCCCTTCATCCTGGCATTGATCTGGCGCGGCTCGCGGCGCGGGTTGATTGCCCTGCTGATTTCCCTCGTCATGCTGGTCATCGGCTCCATCTTTGCCTTCCGCAGTCCGCGCGGCGGCAGTGCCGTCAACCCGGTGCTTGCCGTGCTGGTCACCGGCGGGTCGGCAGGGTTGCTGTGGTTTATGGCGCGCAAGAGCATTGACGCCGCCATTCAGCGCCCCAGCCACGACTATGACCGACTGGTGGGCATGATCGGTGAAGCCCGCACCGATATTCGCGGGCAGGGTGCGGTGTATGTTGGTGGCGAAGAATGGACTGCCACCTGTGCGGAATACGTTCCCGCCGGGACGCCGGTGCGCGTCCTGCGCAGGAAAGGATTATTTCTAGAAGTCGAACCCGTAAAGAAGGAGGAATAA
- a CDS encoding GNAT family N-acetyltransferase, which yields MPPHLVIHTQENLPPALHWQALSFKRMVWASAFQGEHRFDADWYPPGYEVLHFSIVEGENLISHCELVRLTFGLENEVYQIYGLGAVMTFPPYRGEGFARRVVEAATRHILTSDVDLGLLFCRRELIPLYASCGWEAQSPTALTVLGSTLRSEDAEMVRMALFVSEKGKAAREAFLNDPLTIEWLW from the coding sequence ATGCCCCCTCATCTGGTGATTCACACGCAGGAAAACCTGCCCCCCGCCCTGCACTGGCAGGCGCTCAGTTTCAAGCGCATGGTGTGGGCAAGTGCTTTTCAGGGCGAGCATCGCTTCGATGCCGACTGGTATCCGCCGGGGTATGAGGTCCTGCACTTCAGCATCGTCGAGGGGGAAAATCTCATCAGCCACTGCGAACTGGTGCGCCTGACCTTCGGACTGGAGAATGAGGTCTATCAAATTTACGGTTTGGGCGCGGTGATGACCTTCCCGCCCTACCGCGGCGAGGGCTTTGCCCGCCGCGTGGTCGAAGCCGCAACCCGCCACATCCTCACCTCCGATGTGGATTTGGGCTTGCTGTTCTGCCGCCGCGAACTGATTCCCCTCTACGCTTCGTGTGGCTGGGAAGCGCAATCGCCCACGGCGTTGACCGTGCTGGGCAGCACCCTGCGCAGTGAGGACGCCGAGATGGTGCGCATGGCGCTGTTCGTCTCCGAAAAGGGCAAAGCCGCCCGCGAGGCTTTCCTCAACGACCCACTGACCATTGAGTGGCTCTGGTAA
- a CDS encoding IS66 family transposase: MKIILQLPQVKRKKPARPKRCPYCQGETFQRWGVEKRRIEDVKVRHVEVVRYRCTRCRRTFRDYPEGVGNGRHSERLKKLSVILWSLGLSYRRVAGVLRIFGLRLSHMSGWRHVQAEGEKLMGELKWKSVRVVGVDGAWVGGKGVMVAVDLGDGSLLEVAEVDEKDSRALFTWLKRLKEMHDIGAIVSDDLAIYKQLTDELEIGHQVCQFHVRRWVKHALKGLQAELDPAWQGVLEKVEEILRDLPLHGDRLLHRLWKSLPGRSTPPEGKRTPLEKLRDLILRLSRDWQRYVAFYADVGIPWTNNRTEQMIGRLKSRAQQARRYKTTAGLLRGSTVACQFWA; the protein is encoded by the coding sequence ATGAAGATTATACTCCAACTGCCACAGGTAAAACGAAAAAAGCCTGCTCGTCCGAAGCGCTGTCCATATTGTCAGGGGGAGACATTCCAGCGATGGGGAGTGGAGAAAAGGCGCATCGAGGATGTCAAAGTTCGTCATGTCGAGGTGGTGAGGTATCGATGCACACGGTGCAGGCGCACCTTTCGGGACTATCCGGAGGGGGTAGGCAATGGACGGCACAGTGAACGGTTGAAGAAATTGAGTGTGATCCTGTGGTCACTGGGATTGAGTTATCGCAGGGTAGCCGGGGTGTTGAGGATCTTTGGGCTGAGGCTCAGTCATATGAGCGGGTGGCGGCATGTACAGGCAGAGGGGGAAAAGTTGATGGGGGAATTGAAATGGAAAAGCGTGCGGGTGGTGGGGGTAGATGGAGCCTGGGTGGGAGGCAAAGGAGTGATGGTGGCGGTGGATCTGGGAGATGGTAGTCTGCTGGAGGTTGCCGAGGTAGACGAGAAAGACAGCCGGGCTCTGTTCACCTGGCTGAAACGGTTGAAAGAGATGCATGACATCGGCGCCATCGTGAGCGATGATCTGGCGATCTACAAGCAACTGACCGATGAACTGGAGATAGGGCATCAGGTCTGTCAGTTTCATGTGCGGCGCTGGGTAAAGCATGCTTTGAAGGGGTTACAGGCTGAGTTGGATCCAGCCTGGCAGGGGGTGCTTGAAAAGGTCGAGGAAATCCTGCGCGACCTGCCATTGCATGGAGACCGCCTCTTACACCGCCTGTGGAAATCCCTGCCGGGCAGGAGTACACCACCGGAAGGAAAACGCACGCCCCTGGAAAAACTCCGCGACCTGATCCTGCGCTTATCGCGTGATTGGCAACGCTATGTGGCTTTCTATGCTGATGTGGGTATTCCCTGGACCAATAATCGCACGGAACAGATGATTGGCAGGCTCAAGAGCCGCGCCCAGCAAGCCAGGCGATATAAAACCACCGCCGGGTTGCTCCGCGGAAGCACAGTTGCCTGTCAGTTCTGGGCATGA
- a CDS encoding GyrI-like domain-containing protein — MNPEIVERPAFTVLGYRYQGKNEHQEISAMWEQFLPRMGEIRTTNPLESFGVCRMAPGLPPGEFEYIAGMEVEADHPVPEGMVKVTLPAARYAVFEHRGGLETLQDTFHKIAVEYLPNSGLTRVTPEVDIEVYDDRVFRGFSPESILYIYVAVR; from the coding sequence ATGAATCCAGAAATTGTTGAACGTCCTGCCTTCACCGTGCTGGGATACCGCTATCAGGGCAAGAATGAGCATCAGGAAATTTCTGCCATGTGGGAGCAGTTCCTGCCGCGCATGGGCGAGATTCGCACCACCAACCCGCTGGAGTCGTTCGGCGTGTGCCGCATGGCGCCCGGCTTGCCCCCCGGCGAGTTTGAGTACATCGCCGGGATGGAAGTGGAGGCCGATCACCCCGTGCCGGAAGGCATGGTCAAGGTGACCCTGCCGGCGGCACGCTATGCGGTGTTCGAGCATCGCGGCGGGCTGGAAACCCTGCAGGATACCTTCCATAAAATTGCAGTCGAGTACCTGCCGAACAGCGGCTTAACCCGCGTGACCCCGGAAGTGGATATTGAGGTCTACGACGACCGCGTATTCCGCGGTTTCTCGCCGGAGTCCATCCTGTATATTTACGTGGCGGTGCGGTAG
- a CDS encoding rhodanese-like domain-containing protein — protein MARKKPVQTKKTAQRQGFPWWAWVLIGLVVGFGAIAVSTLMRPSQQATLPAEISVQQAAQLRDEGAFVLDVREPEEWNEYHIPGATLIPLGQLASRVNELPRDQKIVVYCRSGNRSQEGRDILKQAGFTNVTSMSGGIKAWSAAGLPTVTGP, from the coding sequence ATGGCACGAAAAAAACCGGTACAAACGAAAAAAACCGCCCAGCGGCAGGGATTTCCCTGGTGGGCGTGGGTGTTGATTGGCTTGGTGGTCGGGTTTGGGGCGATTGCCGTCAGCACGCTGATGCGTCCCAGCCAGCAGGCAACCCTGCCCGCCGAAATCAGCGTACAGCAAGCCGCCCAACTGCGCGATGAAGGCGCGTTTGTGCTGGATGTGCGCGAACCTGAAGAATGGAACGAGTACCACATCCCCGGGGCAACGCTCATCCCGTTGGGGCAACTGGCAAGCCGGGTGAACGAACTGCCGCGAGACCAGAAGATTGTGGTGTACTGCCGTTCGGGCAACCGCAGTCAGGAAGGACGCGATATTCTCAAACAAGCCGGCTTTACCAACGTGACCAGCATGAGCGGCGGCATCAAAGCCTGGTCGGCGGCGGGCTTGCCCACCGTGACCGGACCGTAA
- a CDS encoding SPFH domain-containing protein: protein MDAAQLTLLCLIGGIGFIVLIFLWNAIKVVPEYKRLVVFRLGRCIGDRGPGLVLLIPIIDRAVWVDMREQVREIPQQTAITKDNAPISIDFLWYYKVLSPTDSVLQVGNFEVAAQGMATTTLRAVIGGILLDDVLSERETINNILRTRLDEVTGRWGVKVTNVEIREIIPPREVQEAMNRQMSAERIRRAVVTESTGTREAAINVADGERQSAILRAEGEKQSAILRAEGEKQAQLLRAEGYAAALERIFSVAQTIDQKTLTLQYFETLKSMAQSPSTKYIFPMEFTSLLSSFISGQEKKE from the coding sequence ATGGATGCGGCGCAACTTACGCTGTTATGCCTGATTGGCGGCATTGGTTTCATCGTGCTGATTTTCCTGTGGAACGCCATTAAGGTTGTTCCCGAGTACAAACGCCTGGTGGTCTTCCGATTGGGACGCTGTATTGGCGACCGCGGTCCGGGGCTGGTGCTGCTGATCCCCATCATTGACCGCGCCGTGTGGGTGGACATGCGCGAGCAGGTACGCGAAATCCCCCAGCAGACTGCCATCACCAAGGATAACGCTCCCATTTCAATTGACTTCCTGTGGTACTACAAAGTCCTCTCCCCAACCGATTCGGTTCTGCAGGTGGGCAACTTTGAGGTTGCCGCGCAGGGTATGGCAACTACCACCTTGCGCGCGGTCATCGGCGGCATTTTGCTGGACGATGTACTCTCCGAGCGCGAGACCATTAACAACATCCTGCGCACCCGTCTGGATGAAGTCACCGGGCGCTGGGGTGTCAAGGTGACCAACGTGGAAATCCGCGAGATCATCCCGCCGCGCGAGGTGCAGGAAGCCATGAACCGCCAGATGTCCGCCGAGCGCATCCGCCGCGCGGTGGTCACCGAATCCACCGGTACGCGCGAAGCCGCCATCAACGTGGCGGACGGCGAGCGCCAGAGCGCCATTCTGCGCGCCGAAGGCGAGAAGCAGAGCGCCATCCTGCGCGCTGAGGGCGAGAAGCAAGCCCAGTTACTGCGCGCCGAAGGGTACGCGGCGGCGCTGGAGCGCATCTTCTCGGTGGCTCAAACCATTGACCAGAAGACGCTCACCCTGCAGTACTTCGAGACGCTCAAATCCATGGCGCAGAGTCCTTCGACCAAGTACATCTTCCCCATGGAGTTCACCAGTTTGCTCAGTTCGTTCATCTCCGGGCAGGAGAAGAAAGAGTAA
- the nrfH gene encoding cytochrome c nitrite reductase small subunit, whose product MRLPILVGVICLIAVLGVGMWVSNFTVYLGDDPTTCNNCHVMDDVYEGWYHAGHKAWATCNDCHTPHAFIPKYLVKARSGFNHVTAFTFGHIPSPLRAKPSTDKIIQENCIRCHEDTVETIMAGPMQEERYCFECHRSVAHGARGISILPYQDKTR is encoded by the coding sequence ATGAGGCTTCCCATTCTCGTTGGCGTGATTTGTCTGATTGCCGTGCTGGGCGTGGGCATGTGGGTGAGCAACTTCACCGTGTACCTCGGCGATGACCCCACCACCTGCAACAACTGCCACGTGATGGATGACGTGTACGAGGGCTGGTATCATGCCGGGCATAAAGCCTGGGCAACCTGCAACGACTGCCACACTCCGCACGCATTCATCCCCAAGTATCTGGTCAAAGCGCGCTCCGGTTTCAACCATGTGACTGCCTTTACCTTTGGTCACATCCCCTCTCCCCTGCGCGCCAAGCCCTCGACCGACAAAATTATTCAGGAAAACTGCATCCGCTGTCATGAGGATACGGTCGAAACCATCATGGCAGGTCCCATGCAGGAAGAGCGTTACTGCTTCGAGTGCCACCGCTCGGTTGCCCACGGAGCGCGCGGCATTTCTATTTTGCCCTATCAGGATAAAACCCGTTGA